In one Brevibacillus composti genomic region, the following are encoded:
- the rnmV gene encoding ribonuclease M5, which translates to MKIKEVIVVEGRDDTAAIKRAVDADTIETGGSAINDKTIERIRLAQSKRGVIIFTDPDYQGERIRKIISRAVPGCKHAFITQADGTRKGDIGVENASPETIVRALRDVRSEMAESPGEITADDMLQYGLTSGAGSKERRIKLGERLGVGYANAKQMLARLNAFQITREEFLEAMEAIQSADAEDRKEGQAR; encoded by the coding sequence ATGAAGATTAAGGAAGTCATTGTCGTCGAGGGGCGAGATGATACAGCCGCGATCAAGCGAGCCGTCGATGCCGATACGATCGAAACAGGCGGATCGGCGATTAACGACAAAACGATTGAGCGGATTCGCCTCGCGCAGAGCAAGCGAGGCGTCATCATCTTTACAGATCCGGACTATCAGGGAGAGCGGATTCGAAAGATCATCAGTCGGGCTGTGCCGGGCTGCAAGCACGCCTTTATCACGCAAGCAGACGGTACTCGAAAGGGCGACATCGGCGTGGAAAACGCATCCCCTGAGACGATTGTCCGTGCGCTTCGGGATGTGAGGAGCGAAATGGCGGAAAGCCCGGGGGAAATTACCGCAGATGATATGCTTCAGTACGGGCTTACATCGGGAGCGGGCTCCAAAGAGCGGCGAATCAAGCTGGGGGAGCGTCTCGGCGTCGGTTACGCCAATGCCAAGCAGATGCTGGCTCGCCTCAATGCGTTTCAGATCACGCGGGAAGAGTTTCTCGAAGCGATGGAAGCGATACAATCAGCAGATGCAGAGGATCGTAAGGAGGGTCAGGCCAGATGA
- the rsmI gene encoding 16S rRNA (cytidine(1402)-2'-O)-methyltransferase, with translation MNIQRSFLSEKTGVLYLVATPIGNLDDISVRCLETLRSVDVIACEDTRQTRKLLNHFQIDKRTVSYHEHNKEASGSGLLQWLEEGRQIALVSDAGLPAISDPGADLVRDAVAAGFPVVPIPGANAALTALIASGLPTDRFVFCGFLPRENKDRRKELERLRYYPETLLFYEAPHRIAKTLEAIREEWGDRRAVLARELTKRYEEFARGRLDELIQHLKENEPRGEYCLIVEGFTQDSEKNPDEEQWWMHVTIVEHVDRYCDQGFSKKEAIKLAADDRGVSKRDVYNEYHREYPQ, from the coding sequence ATGAACATCCAGAGAAGTTTTCTAAGTGAAAAAACGGGTGTGCTCTATCTGGTCGCGACACCGATCGGCAATCTGGATGACATCTCCGTCCGCTGCCTGGAGACCCTCCGTTCTGTTGACGTGATCGCTTGTGAGGATACGCGGCAAACGCGAAAGCTCCTCAATCATTTTCAGATCGACAAGCGCACCGTGAGCTACCACGAGCACAATAAAGAAGCGAGCGGGAGCGGGCTCTTGCAGTGGCTGGAGGAGGGCAGGCAAATCGCTTTGGTGAGTGATGCGGGACTGCCCGCGATCTCGGATCCCGGTGCGGATCTGGTGCGGGACGCGGTAGCTGCAGGTTTTCCGGTGGTGCCCATCCCCGGGGCCAACGCCGCTTTGACCGCGCTGATCGCTTCCGGCCTGCCGACCGACCGCTTCGTCTTTTGCGGATTCTTGCCGCGGGAAAACAAAGATCGCCGCAAGGAGTTGGAGCGGCTGCGTTATTATCCCGAGACCCTGCTGTTCTACGAAGCGCCTCACCGTATCGCGAAGACCCTGGAGGCGATCCGCGAAGAGTGGGGGGACAGGAGAGCCGTCCTCGCTAGGGAGTTGACCAAGCGGTATGAGGAATTCGCTCGAGGCAGGCTGGACGAGCTAATTCAGCACCTCAAGGAAAATGAGCCGCGCGGTGAATACTGTCTCATTGTCGAAGGCTTCACGCAGGACAGCGAAAAAAATCCCGATGAAGAACAGTGGTGGATGCACGTCACCATCGTCGAGCATGTCGACAGGTACTGCGATCAGGGCTTCAGCAAAAAAGAAGCGATCAAGCTGGCCGCAGACGACCGGGGTGTGTCCAAACGCGATGTGTACAACGAGTACCACCGCGAATACCCGCAGTAA
- the metG gene encoding methionine--tRNA ligase, whose translation MKPTYYITTPIYYPSNKLHIGNAYTTIAADAMARYKRLRGYDVYYLTGTDEHGQKLQERAAEDGKQPLEFIDPIVDWIRDLWEKLDISYDDFIRTTQPRHKVVVQKIFQRLLDQGDIYLGEYEGFYCVPDEAFWTETQCKTDKGYFCPDCGREVKKVKEQNYFFRLSKYQDKLLQHIEANPEFIQPETRRNEMINNFLKPGLQDLSVSRSTFDWGIQVPSDPAHVIYVWIDALANYITALGYLSEDDSKYQRYWPADVHLVGKDILRFHTIYWPILLMALDLPLPKKVFGHGWLLMPDGKMSKSKGNVIDPKLLIDRYGSDSVRYFLLREIQFGQDGVFTPESFIQRLNYDLANDIGNLLSRTTIMIEKYFDGAVPAPQEKGEPDDSLIELATKTKALVEEHLDEMRFSNALAHIWELVGRTNKYIDETMPWNLAKSDETKGRLATVMYNLMESIRISSILIQPFMTKTPAKIWDQLGILDNPEACTWESAGVWGGLPAGSKVTRKELLFPRLDVAAELAFIDESTAEARRQAEENKKKQEALKGGASVDTANEKAAAADKVAETAATEKPEDAKEEIGIDDFGKVELRVAQVVECAKHPNADKLLILQLDLGYEKRQVVSGIAKYYAPEDLVGQKVIVVANLKPVKLRGELSQGMILAASAGDQLTLATVDPSMPNGAIVK comes from the coding sequence ATGAAACCGACCTATTACATTACCACGCCGATTTATTACCCCAGCAACAAGCTGCACATCGGAAATGCGTATACCACGATTGCGGCGGATGCCATGGCCCGCTACAAACGCTTGCGCGGCTATGATGTCTACTACCTCACCGGAACGGATGAGCACGGACAAAAGCTGCAGGAGAGAGCTGCTGAAGACGGCAAGCAGCCCCTGGAGTTCATCGATCCGATCGTCGACTGGATTCGGGACCTGTGGGAAAAGCTGGACATCTCCTACGATGACTTTATCCGCACCACACAGCCCCGCCATAAGGTAGTGGTGCAAAAAATCTTTCAGCGCCTGCTCGATCAGGGAGATATCTATCTGGGAGAGTATGAGGGCTTTTACTGTGTGCCGGACGAGGCTTTCTGGACGGAGACGCAGTGCAAGACCGACAAAGGTTATTTCTGTCCCGACTGCGGACGCGAAGTCAAGAAGGTCAAAGAGCAAAACTACTTCTTCCGCCTGTCCAAATATCAGGACAAATTGCTCCAGCACATCGAGGCGAATCCGGAGTTTATTCAGCCGGAGACCCGTCGCAATGAGATGATCAACAACTTCCTGAAGCCCGGTCTGCAGGATCTCAGTGTCTCCCGCAGCACCTTCGACTGGGGGATCCAGGTGCCAAGCGATCCGGCGCATGTGATCTACGTCTGGATCGACGCGCTGGCGAATTACATCACCGCGCTCGGCTACCTGTCCGAAGACGACAGCAAATACCAGCGCTACTGGCCAGCCGATGTGCATCTGGTCGGCAAAGACATCCTCCGTTTCCATACGATTTACTGGCCGATTTTGTTGATGGCACTCGATCTGCCCCTGCCGAAAAAGGTGTTTGGCCATGGCTGGCTGCTGATGCCGGATGGCAAGATGTCGAAATCCAAAGGAAACGTGATCGATCCCAAGCTGCTGATCGACCGCTACGGATCGGACAGTGTGCGCTACTTCCTGCTCCGTGAGATTCAGTTCGGCCAGGACGGAGTATTTACGCCGGAGAGCTTCATTCAGCGTCTCAACTACGATCTGGCCAATGACATCGGCAATCTGCTGAGCCGCACGACGATCATGATCGAGAAGTATTTTGACGGCGCTGTGCCGGCCCCGCAGGAAAAGGGAGAGCCAGACGACAGTCTGATCGAACTGGCGACCAAGACCAAAGCCCTCGTAGAAGAGCATCTGGACGAGATGCGCTTTAGCAATGCGCTCGCCCACATCTGGGAATTGGTGGGCCGCACCAATAAATACATCGACGAGACCATGCCGTGGAATCTGGCGAAATCCGACGAGACCAAGGGGCGCCTGGCTACGGTGATGTACAATCTGATGGAGAGCATCCGCATCTCCTCGATCCTGATTCAGCCCTTCATGACCAAGACTCCGGCGAAAATCTGGGATCAGCTGGGCATCCTGGACAATCCGGAAGCCTGCACCTGGGAATCGGCCGGTGTGTGGGGCGGTCTGCCGGCAGGAAGCAAGGTGACGCGCAAGGAGCTGTTATTCCCGCGTCTGGACGTGGCGGCTGAGCTGGCCTTTATCGATGAGTCTACGGCGGAAGCGCGCCGTCAGGCCGAAGAAAACAAGAAGAAGCAAGAGGCATTAAAAGGAGGAGCATCCGTGGACACTGCAAATGAAAAAGCAGCTGCAGCCGACAAGGTAGCGGAGACTGCTGCAACAGAAAAACCAGAGGACGCAAAAGAAGAGATCGGCATCGATGATTTTGGGAAGGTTGAGCTGCGTGTCGCGCAGGTCGTCGAATGCGCCAAGCACCCCAATGCGGATAAACTGTTGATTCTTCAACTGGATCTGGGCTATGAAAAGCGCCAGGTGGTGTCGGGCATCGCCAAATACTACGCTCCGGAGGATTTGGTCGGCCAAAAAGTAATCGTCGTCGCCAATCTGAAGCCGGTGAAACTGCGCGGCGAGCTCTCCCAGGGCATGATCCTGGCCGCTTCTGCGGGCGATCAGCTGACGCTGGCAACCGTAGATCCGAGCATGCCGAACGGGGCCATTGTGAAATAA
- a CDS encoding 3D domain-containing protein, which produces MELRTMWDRQKKRAIAVFGGLALVLVPMIGYFSAQATQPKQVMFTMDGTTKQVATKASTVEQFLAERHITVTEKDQLQPDANTKIKNGATITLHTSWAIPVQVDGQTKVVHTLKRDVAGALQDAGIAVRQQDRVEPALAEALSKETSIVITRVEEKVVQLEERVAFQEMRKNDPVLAKGKTRVIQEGQEGKALAHYKLVTENGKEVSRELIKRDVITPKKDRIVAVGTAVAVQIDDQSNRVVASAAGMVSRGGKVFRPKKVLNGVTLTAYSPSGGGKPPGSPGYGRTATGVKAKAGHTIAVDPKVIPLGWWVFIDGIGYRRAEDTGGAIRGSKIDVFVSTDADAVQFGRKRNRTVYIIGPEKP; this is translated from the coding sequence ATGGAGTTACGCACGATGTGGGATAGGCAAAAGAAACGAGCCATCGCCGTTTTTGGCGGTCTCGCTCTGGTGCTGGTTCCCATGATTGGCTATTTCTCTGCCCAAGCCACCCAGCCAAAACAGGTTATGTTCACGATGGATGGGACCACGAAACAGGTCGCGACCAAAGCCTCCACCGTCGAACAGTTTTTGGCCGAACGTCACATTACGGTAACGGAAAAAGATCAACTACAACCAGACGCAAACACGAAAATAAAAAATGGAGCAACCATTACCTTACATACCAGCTGGGCGATACCAGTCCAGGTGGACGGGCAGACAAAAGTAGTGCATACCTTGAAGCGCGACGTAGCAGGCGCACTTCAGGATGCGGGCATCGCAGTCAGACAGCAGGATCGGGTAGAACCGGCTCTTGCAGAGGCTCTTTCCAAAGAGACCAGCATTGTCATCACGCGTGTAGAGGAAAAAGTAGTGCAGCTCGAGGAGCGGGTCGCTTTTCAGGAAATGCGCAAAAACGATCCCGTTCTCGCAAAAGGGAAAACGCGTGTCATCCAAGAAGGTCAGGAAGGGAAAGCCCTCGCGCATTATAAATTGGTCACGGAGAACGGCAAGGAAGTCTCCCGTGAACTGATCAAGCGAGATGTCATCACACCAAAAAAAGATCGCATCGTAGCGGTAGGGACAGCAGTGGCTGTTCAGATCGACGATCAGTCGAATCGAGTCGTAGCATCCGCGGCGGGAATGGTCTCCCGTGGTGGGAAAGTGTTCCGGCCCAAAAAGGTCTTGAACGGGGTTACTTTAACGGCCTACTCACCGTCTGGCGGCGGGAAGCCTCCAGGATCGCCTGGATACGGGCGGACGGCGACGGGAGTAAAGGCAAAGGCAGGGCACACCATCGCGGTCGATCCAAAGGTCATTCCGCTCGGATGGTGGGTATTTATCGACGGGATAGGCTACCGTCGAGCAGAAGATACAGGAGGAGCCATACGCGGCTCTAAGATCGATGTATTCGTGAGTACCGATGCAGACGCGGTTCAGTTTGGCCGAAAGCGAAACCGTACCGTCTATATTATCGGACCGGAAAAACCGTAG
- a CDS encoding GIY-YIG nuclease family protein encodes MEDGIPSHKAHFVYILRCADGTYYTGYTTEMERRLREHNEGKGAKYTRGRGPVELLYVEEGTDRSWGLRREEAIKRLTRLQKENLIVQGKDDTDEHPEKFSK; translated from the coding sequence TTGGAAGACGGGATTCCCTCGCATAAGGCTCATTTTGTCTATATCCTGCGCTGTGCGGACGGCACGTACTACACAGGCTATACCACCGAGATGGAGCGCAGACTGCGCGAACACAACGAAGGCAAAGGAGCCAAGTACACGAGAGGGCGGGGACCGGTGGAGCTCCTCTATGTAGAGGAAGGGACGGACCGATCCTGGGGGCTGCGCCGGGAGGAAGCGATCAAACGGCTGACTCGCTTGCAAAAAGAAAATCTGATTGTGCAGGGGAAGGATGATACGGATGAACATCCAGAGAAGTTTTCTAAGTGA
- a CDS encoding tRNA1(Val) (adenine(37)-N6)-methyltransferase, which produces MEAEKNVPLYESERIDDLLTHEMKIIQSHEVFCFSMDAVLLARFASVPKRGRVLDMCTGNGAIPLIMTTRSPEAVFEGIEIQPRLYDMASRNVQLNGLQERLTMHLGDVKEAVGLFGYGKFDLITCNPPYMPAASGEQNLSEHFAIARHEILLSLEDVIRVGSQLLKNGGKLALVHRSTRLIDIVTLMRTYHIEPKRMRLVYPRRDAEPNMVLIEGIRNGKPELRIQPPLIVYENGEEYCEELQEIYFGRRDSLA; this is translated from the coding sequence ATGGAAGCAGAGAAAAATGTGCCGCTCTACGAGTCGGAGCGAATTGACGATCTGTTGACTCACGAAATGAAAATTATCCAAAGCCATGAAGTATTTTGTTTTTCGATGGATGCCGTGCTGCTGGCGCGATTTGCCTCCGTACCCAAGCGGGGACGCGTGCTGGACATGTGCACCGGAAACGGAGCGATTCCGCTGATCATGACGACACGCTCGCCCGAAGCTGTTTTTGAGGGCATCGAGATTCAGCCGCGCCTTTATGATATGGCCAGCCGCAATGTGCAATTGAACGGGCTGCAGGAGCGGCTCACCATGCATCTGGGGGACGTGAAGGAAGCGGTAGGGCTCTTCGGTTACGGAAAATTTGATCTCATTACCTGCAATCCGCCGTACATGCCGGCAGCCAGCGGTGAGCAGAATCTGAGCGAACACTTTGCCATCGCCCGCCACGAGATTCTCCTTTCGCTGGAGGACGTCATCCGCGTGGGCAGCCAGCTGTTGAAAAACGGAGGAAAGCTCGCCCTCGTGCACCGCTCGACACGGCTGATCGACATCGTCACCCTGATGCGAACGTACCATATCGAACCGAAACGGATGCGGCTGGTATATCCAAGACGCGATGCCGAGCCCAATATGGTATTGATCGAAGGAATCCGCAATGGCAAGCCGGAGCTGCGGATTCAGCCCCCGCTGATTGTCTACGAAAACGGGGAGGAATACTGTGAAGAACTGCAGGAGATCTATTTTGGAAGACGGGATTCCCTCGCATAA
- the rsmA gene encoding 16S rRNA (adenine(1518)-N(6)/adenine(1519)-N(6))-dimethyltransferase RsmA has product MNASGKDIATPTRTREVLEKYGFSFKKSLGQNFLIDTNILHNIVDAAHLDKSRAVIEIGPGIGALTEQLCRAAGRVIAIEIDQRLLPILGDTLAPYDNVEVVHGDVLELDLAALFRDKLKGYEKVSVVANLPYYVTTPILMKLLEERLPLENIVVMIQKEVAERIAAKPGTKDYGSLSVAAQFYAETEVAMVVPASVFIPRPNVDSAVIRLKIRDVPPVEVEEEGLFFRVVRACFAQRRKTLLNNLMSGLFDKTRKEEVIQMLADLGIEPSRRGETLSIEEFAQLANEAVRRQLLTK; this is encoded by the coding sequence ATGAATGCCTCAGGAAAAGATATTGCCACCCCAACCAGAACCAGAGAGGTTTTGGAGAAATACGGCTTCTCCTTTAAAAAGAGCCTGGGCCAAAACTTTTTGATTGACACCAATATCCTGCACAATATCGTAGATGCCGCCCATCTGGATAAATCCAGAGCCGTCATCGAGATCGGTCCGGGGATTGGCGCACTGACGGAACAGCTCTGCCGCGCCGCAGGGCGTGTCATCGCCATTGAGATCGACCAACGGCTGCTGCCCATCCTGGGCGACACGCTGGCGCCCTACGACAACGTAGAGGTGGTGCACGGCGATGTGCTGGAACTGGATCTGGCCGCCCTCTTTCGGGACAAGCTAAAGGGCTACGAGAAGGTCAGCGTTGTCGCCAACCTCCCGTACTATGTGACGACGCCTATTCTGATGAAGCTCTTGGAAGAGAGATTGCCTCTGGAAAATATTGTGGTCATGATTCAAAAAGAGGTGGCGGAGAGAATTGCCGCCAAACCGGGCACCAAGGATTACGGATCATTGAGCGTGGCTGCCCAATTTTATGCGGAGACGGAAGTGGCGATGGTGGTGCCAGCCAGTGTCTTTATCCCTCGCCCCAATGTAGACTCTGCAGTGATTCGCCTGAAGATACGGGACGTCCCTCCGGTAGAGGTAGAAGAGGAAGGCCTGTTCTTTCGGGTCGTTCGGGCCTGTTTTGCCCAGCGCCGAAAGACCCTCCTGAACAACCTGATGAGTGGGCTGTTTGACAAGACAAGAAAAGAAGAGGTAATACAGATGCTAGCCGATCTCGGCATCGAACCCAGCAGACGGGGGGAAACCTTGTCGATCGAAGAATTTGCCCAGCTCGCAAACGAGGCAGTTCGACGCCAATTGTTAACAAAATAA
- a CDS encoding TatD family hydrolase, whose translation MLFETHAHLNAPAFDEDRDEVIARARENGVSTIVNIGFNAETIPTCLQLAESHDFIYAVVGWHPQDAKDMTDEHLEWLEELSRHPKVVGLGEMGLDYYWDTSPRDVQAEVFRKQIRLARKLGMPIIIHNRDAHQDVINILREEKAAEVGGIMHCFSGSWETAKLALDMNFYISFGGPLTFKNAKQPKEVAAKVPLDRLLIETDCPYLTPHPFRGKRNESGYVRYVCEEMAAIRGLSYEEMAQVTSENARRLFRL comes from the coding sequence TTGTTATTCGAAACGCACGCGCACCTCAACGCCCCGGCGTTTGACGAAGACCGCGATGAGGTAATCGCTCGCGCTCGGGAAAATGGCGTCAGTACCATCGTCAACATCGGGTTTAACGCAGAAACGATTCCGACCTGCCTGCAGCTTGCGGAGAGCCATGACTTTATCTACGCAGTCGTCGGCTGGCACCCGCAGGATGCTAAAGATATGACGGATGAGCACCTGGAGTGGCTGGAGGAGTTGAGCCGCCACCCCAAAGTAGTCGGCCTCGGCGAGATGGGCTTGGACTACTACTGGGACACCTCGCCGCGCGATGTGCAGGCCGAGGTATTCCGCAAGCAAATCCGCCTGGCCCGCAAGCTGGGCATGCCGATCATCATCCACAACCGCGATGCCCATCAGGATGTGATCAACATTTTGCGGGAAGAAAAAGCAGCCGAGGTGGGCGGCATCATGCACTGCTTTTCCGGCAGCTGGGAGACCGCCAAGCTGGCGCTGGACATGAACTTCTACATTTCCTTCGGCGGGCCGCTGACCTTTAAAAACGCCAAGCAGCCCAAAGAAGTGGCAGCCAAGGTGCCGCTCGACCGTCTGCTGATCGAGACAGACTGTCCGTACCTGACGCCGCATCCCTTCCGCGGGAAGCGCAATGAGTCGGGCTATGTCCGCTACGTATGCGAAGAGATGGCTGCGATCCGAGGGCTGTCCTACGAAGAGATGGCGCAGGTGACGAGCGAGAATGCTCGAAGGCTGTTCCGGTTGTAA
- the yabA gene encoding DNA replication initiation control protein YabA: protein MDKREIFVKMASIEERIGELYQEIGELKDVIVVLMEENAQLLVENQHLRNRLDKKATASPPKQKRSEQVKVDDAKKKVVGEGYDNLARLYAEGFHICNVHFGSLRKEGDCLFCLSFLSSVQK, encoded by the coding sequence GTGGACAAACGGGAAATCTTCGTCAAGATGGCCAGTATTGAAGAACGAATTGGCGAACTGTATCAAGAAATTGGTGAGTTAAAGGACGTCATCGTGGTCTTGATGGAGGAGAACGCCCAATTACTCGTTGAAAACCAGCACCTTCGCAACCGACTGGACAAAAAAGCGACTGCCTCTCCGCCGAAACAAAAACGGTCGGAGCAGGTTAAAGTAGATGACGCCAAGAAAAAGGTAGTCGGAGAAGGGTATGATAATCTGGCGCGACTCTACGCGGAAGGCTTCCATATTTGCAATGTGCACTTCGGCAGCTTGCGTAAAGAGGGAGATTGCTTGTTCTGCCTCTCTTTCCTCAGCAGCGTGCAAAAGTAA
- the veg gene encoding biofilm formation stimulator Veg → MARNALLDIKRSLDGHIGERILLKANGGRRKTVERTGILEETYPSVFVVKLDDDQLFERVSYSYADILTETVELTVCRENEHIRITFVQQ, encoded by the coding sequence ATGGCAAGAAACGCGTTACTTGACATTAAACGCAGTTTAGACGGGCACATTGGCGAACGCATCCTACTTAAGGCCAATGGCGGTCGACGCAAGACCGTCGAGCGGACGGGCATCCTCGAAGAAACATACCCGTCAGTTTTTGTAGTCAAGCTTGACGACGATCAATTGTTTGAACGGGTTTCATACAGCTATGCTGACATTTTGACGGAAACAGTTGAGTTGACTGTCTGCAGAGAGAACGAGCACATTCGCATTACATTTGTACAACAGTAG
- a CDS encoding PSP1 domain-containing protein, translated as MYEVVGVRFKKAGKIYYFDPDQLPIERDSSVIVETARGVEYGKVVIGRKQVADSDVVLPLKKVIRMADEKDARQVEENKQAAKNAFAVCQTKIKEHKLDMKLVDVEYTFDRNKIIFYFTADGRVDFRELVKDLASVFRTRIELRQIGVRDEAKMLGGIGPCGRLLCCSTFLGDFEPVSIKMAKDQNLSLNPAKISGLCGRLMCCLKYENDNYESTRDEMPDIGAVVTTPLGAGRVVSLNILDHSMQVELSENRRIMEFTTDEVIVGQPHL; from the coding sequence TTGTACGAGGTTGTAGGTGTCCGTTTTAAAAAAGCGGGCAAAATATATTACTTTGACCCCGACCAGCTGCCCATCGAGCGGGATTCATCCGTGATCGTAGAGACGGCGAGAGGGGTGGAGTACGGCAAGGTCGTAATCGGCCGCAAGCAGGTAGCCGACTCGGATGTCGTATTGCCGTTGAAGAAAGTCATTCGGATGGCCGACGAAAAGGACGCAAGGCAGGTCGAAGAAAACAAGCAGGCCGCCAAAAACGCGTTTGCCGTCTGTCAGACCAAAATCAAGGAACACAAGCTGGATATGAAGCTTGTCGACGTCGAATACACATTTGACCGCAACAAGATCATTTTTTACTTCACAGCGGACGGCCGCGTCGACTTTCGCGAGCTGGTGAAGGATCTGGCTTCCGTCTTCCGCACGCGGATTGAGCTGCGCCAGATTGGTGTACGCGATGAAGCCAAAATGCTCGGGGGTATCGGGCCTTGTGGACGGCTTCTCTGCTGCTCTACCTTTCTAGGCGATTTCGAGCCGGTCTCGATCAAGATGGCAAAAGATCAGAATCTCTCGCTCAACCCGGCGAAGATCTCCGGCTTGTGCGGACGCCTGATGTGCTGTCTGAAGTACGAAAATGACAACTACGAAAGCACTCGGGATGAGATGCCGGACATTGGGGCAGTCGTCACGACGCCGCTCGGCGCGGGGCGCGTGGTATCCTTGAACATTCTGGACCACTCGATGCAGGTAGAGCTTTCCGAAAACAGACGGATCATGGAATTTACGACGGATGAAGTCATTGTGGGCCAGCCCCACCTGTAA
- a CDS encoding AbrB/MazE/SpoVT family DNA-binding domain-containing protein has translation MMKSTGIVRKVDELGRVVIPIELRRTLGIAEKDALEIYVDGERIILKKYEPACIFCGNADRVSHFKGKIVCQDCLTEMPVVKR, from the coding sequence ATGATGAAATCGACAGGAATTGTTAGAAAAGTGGACGAGCTGGGTCGCGTGGTGATTCCGATCGAACTGCGCCGTACGTTGGGTATTGCTGAAAAGGATGCGCTGGAGATTTACGTGGACGGCGAGCGCATTATTCTGAAAAAGTACGAGCCTGCCTGCATCTTCTGTGGAAATGCGGATCGTGTCTCCCATTTTAAAGGAAAAATCGTTTGCCAAGACTGTCTGACGGAAATGCCAGTCGTCAAACGCTAA
- a CDS encoding small, acid-soluble spore protein, alpha/beta type produces MGRRRGIMSDEFKMELAKELGFYDTVKTEGWGAITTRDAGNLVKRAIQIAEEALAKQNTTNTR; encoded by the coding sequence ATGGGTCGCAGACGAGGCATCATGTCTGATGAGTTCAAGATGGAGCTTGCCAAGGAACTAGGGTTTTACGATACCGTGAAAACCGAGGGATGGGGTGCCATCACGACGCGTGACGCAGGGAATCTGGTCAAACGCGCCATTCAGATTGCCGAGGAAGCGTTAGCGAAGCAAAATACCACGAATACTCGTTGA